The Magnolia sinica isolate HGM2019 chromosome 9, MsV1, whole genome shotgun sequence genome contains a region encoding:
- the LOC131255635 gene encoding protein SOB FIVE-LIKE 4-like: MESSSQIIGVTEEERNSSESGWTMYLASPMHDDDDGDGSEHDGVGGGGYGDDDSDDSMASDASSGPCRREHSYENTDLGHCMGHSKHDDDDDGDDGEEEDYGYSYKKVSKQKEKRKDEGKRNEREKEGPLHADRNSSLVCSSSKVRKINLVKRGKQ; encoded by the coding sequence ATGGAGTCTTCTTCCCAAATCATTGGAGTTACAGAAGAAGAACGTAATAGTAGTGAATCTGGCTGGACCATGTATCTTGCCTCACCCatgcatgatgatgatgatggtgatggtagTGAGCATGATGGTGTTGGCGGCGGCGGATATGGTGATGATGATAGCGATGATTCGATGGCTTCGGACGCTTCTTCCGGTCCATGTCGTCGTGAACATTCATATGAGAATACTGACCTGGGTCATTGCATGGGTCATTCCaagcatgatgatgatgatgatggtgatgatggggAGGAGGAGGATTATGGATATTCATACAAGAAAGTTTCCAaacaaaaggagaaaaggaaagatgaaggaaaaaggaatgaaagagaaaaagaaggccCACTTCATGCGGACAGGAATTCTTCTCTTGTATGCAGTAGTTCCAAGGTAAGGAAAATCAACTTAGTAAAAAGAGGAAAACAGTAA
- the LOC131255632 gene encoding 6-phosphogluconate dehydrogenase, decarboxylating 2 — protein sequence MVTPSSNLSRIGLAGLAVMGQNLALNIADKGFPISVYNRTTSKVDETVERAKQEGNLPLFGFHDPESFVHSIQKPRVIIMLVKAGAPVDQTIKTLSVYMEKGDCIIDGGNEWYENTERREKAMAELGLLYLGMGVSGGEEGARRGPSLMPGGSFEAFKNIEDILLKVAAQVPDSGPCVTYVGKGGSGNFVKMIHNGIEYGDMQLIAEAYDVLKSVGKLSNEELHQVFTEWNKGELLSFLIEITADIFGIKDDKADGYLVDKVLDKTGMKGTGKWTVQQAADLSVAAPTIASSLDARFLSGLKEERVQAAKVFEEGGFGDILSEQAVDKEKLIDDVRQALYASKICSYAQGMNLIRAKSVEKGWDLKLGELARIWKGGCIIRAVFLDRIKKAYDRNPELSNLLVDPEFAKEIIDRQSAWRRVVCLAINSGISTPGMSASLAYFDTYRRARLPANLVQAQRDYFGAHTYERIDIPGSFHTEWFKIAKQSKI from the coding sequence ATGGTTACTCCCTCATCGAACCTATCTAGAATAGGCCTTGCTGGCCTTGCTGTCATGGGCCAAAACCTCGCCCTCAACATTGCCGACAAAGGCTTCCCCATCTCTGTCTACAACCGAACCACGTCCAAAGTTGATGAGACTGTCGAACGAGCCAAACAGGAAGGGAACCTCCCCCTATTTGGTTTCCATGACCCTGAATCCTTTGTGCACTCGATCCAAAAACCTCGTGTAATAATCATGCTTGTGAAGGCCGGGGCCCCTGTTGACCAAACCATCAAGACGCTCTCTGTTTACATGGAGAAAGGCGACTGCATAATCGATGGTGGTAATGAGTGGTACGAGAACacggaaaggagagagaaagccATGGCTGAATTGGGTCTGCTCTATCTAGGAATGGGAGTGTCGGGTGGTGAAGAGGGTGCCCGTCGGGGGCCGTCTTTGATGCCCGGCGGGTCCTTTGAGGCCTTTAAGAACATCGAAGATATCCTTTTGAAGGTGGCAGCCCAGGTCCCAGATAGCGGCCCTTGTGTTACATACGTTGGCAAAGGGGGATCAGGTAATTTTGTTAAGATGATCCACAACGGGATCGAATATGGTGATATGCAGTTAATTGCAGAAGCGTATGATGTACTGAAGTCGGTTGGGAAGCTCTCGAATGAGGAATTGCACCAAGTCTTCACGGAGTGGAATAAGGGGGAGCTTCTAAGCTTCTTGATTGAGATCACAGCTGACATTTTCGGGATTAAGGATGACAAGGCCGACGGGTATTTGGTAGACAAGGTTTTGGACAAGACTGGCATGAAGGGTACTGGTAAGTGGACTGTCCAACAAGCCGCCGATCTATCAGTTGCGGCTCCGACGATCGCTTCATCTTTGGACGCGAGGTTCCTTAGTGGGTTGAAGGAGGAAAGGGTGCAAGCTGCAAAAGTTTTCGAAGAAGGCGGATTCGGCGACATCTTGAGTGAGCAGGCCGTGGACAAGGAGAAGCTGATCGACGACGTCAGGCAAGCTCTGTATGCCTCAAAGATTTGCAGCTATGCACAGGGAATGAATCTGATCCGTGCAAAGAGTGTTGAAAAAGGATGGGACTTGAAATTGGGGGAGCTGGCGAGGATTTGGAAGGGGGGTTGCATCATTCGTGCAGTATTCTTGGATCGGATCAAAAAGGCGTACGACAGGAACCCAGAGCTTTCGAACCTTCTAGTGGATCCGGAGTTTGCTAAGGAGATCATTGATCGGCAGTCTGCTTGGCGGAGAGTCGTCTGCCTTGCTATCAATTCAGGTATCAGCACTCCTGGCATGTCGGCGAGcttggcatattttgatacttataGGCGGGCGAGGCTGCCTGCTAATTTAGTCCAAGCTCAAAGGGATTACTTCGGAGCTCATACATATGAGAGGATTGATATTCCTGGATCCTTCCACACGGAGTGGTTCAAGATCGCCAAACAGTCGAAGATCTGA